Proteins from a genomic interval of Bremerella sp. JC817:
- a CDS encoding AAA family ATPase, with protein MLPGNWCYVITGASGAGKSIRIAARRELGYATVPEAANTILREQRKIGGRLLPTTDRQAFIQAVFERSVADFERAATYAGPLFFNRAIPEWLRFLGWKEAACQQARGEISRRGEGDRRSAVGRDLSARRRTRSAL; from the coding sequence ATGCTGCCAGGCAATTGGTGCTATGTGATCACCGGCGCGTCGGGTGCTGGCAAATCGATACGGATTGCCGCGCGGCGAGAACTGGGCTACGCTACGGTTCCGGAAGCGGCCAACACCATCTTGCGTGAGCAGCGGAAAATCGGAGGCAGATTGCTTCCAACCACCGATCGCCAGGCATTTATACAGGCCGTATTCGAACGCAGTGTCGCGGACTTTGAACGCGCCGCAACCTACGCTGGCCCGCTCTTTTTCAATCGCGCGATTCCGGAATGGCTCCGATTTCTCGGCTGGAAAGAAGCCGCTTGCCAGCAGGCCCGGGGCGAAATATCGCGACGCGGCGAAGGTGATCGTCGCTCAGCCGTGGGCCGAGATTTATCAGCGCGACGACGAACGCGTTCAGCACTTTGA
- a CDS encoding Lpg1974 family pore-forming outer membrane protein, protein MERKFWVAVLPTLVIAMCGTVHAQEASLTSYNDLLSRMENLEQQVQAQSHQIYSGINCDTCGSQDVCGCQQECGRYYATYESVFVTPYQSNNTAIIAQNDPVIEHLGFDWDLKQSNRIELGYLAPKGGFGWRARYWQFDQNTSLTVDGSNGLVQDEGVIAWAQTDNDIVGLVDVDTATMTQSIRVNVLDLELQAQATKNFLVSGGFRYSEIDQNYLAVTDAGIGMGDIKFRGYGPTFAGEYSRNVIGRWDVFASGRGSLLYGQQDFLATDDNSNISYKNRNTGTLAGAFELQAGVKWTSRNERFFFKSGLEAQYWANVGSPNPSATFMDDSDVGNFDDVLNEDLGFVGFTLGGGIQY, encoded by the coding sequence ATGGAACGCAAATTTTGGGTAGCCGTGCTACCAACCTTGGTAATCGCCATGTGCGGTACCGTGCATGCTCAAGAGGCTTCGCTGACCTCGTACAACGACCTGTTGTCGCGGATGGAAAACCTCGAACAGCAGGTTCAAGCCCAGTCGCACCAGATCTACAGCGGTATCAATTGCGACACTTGCGGTTCGCAGGACGTTTGTGGCTGCCAGCAGGAATGCGGTCGCTATTACGCTACCTACGAATCGGTCTTCGTGACGCCTTATCAATCGAACAACACCGCGATCATCGCTCAGAACGACCCTGTGATCGAACACCTCGGTTTCGATTGGGACCTGAAGCAGTCGAACCGTATCGAGCTGGGCTACCTGGCACCTAAGGGTGGCTTCGGCTGGCGTGCTCGTTACTGGCAATTCGACCAGAACACCTCGCTGACCGTTGACGGTAGCAATGGTCTGGTGCAGGACGAAGGGGTGATTGCTTGGGCCCAGACCGACAACGACATCGTTGGTTTGGTCGACGTCGACACCGCCACCATGACGCAGTCGATCCGCGTCAATGTCTTGGACCTGGAACTGCAAGCTCAGGCCACCAAGAACTTCCTGGTCAGCGGTGGTTTCCGCTACTCGGAAATCGACCAGAACTACCTGGCCGTTACCGACGCTGGGATTGGCATGGGGGACATCAAGTTCCGCGGTTATGGTCCAACCTTCGCTGGTGAATACAGCCGCAACGTGATCGGTCGCTGGGACGTGTTCGCCAGTGGTCGTGGATCGCTGCTGTACGGTCAGCAAGATTTCCTGGCCACCGACGACAACTCGAACATTTCCTACAAGAACCGCAACACGGGCACCCTGGCTGGTGCGTTTGAATTGCAGGCAGGCGTGAAGTGGACTTCGCGTAACGAACGCTTCTTCTTCAAATCGGGTCTGGAAGCTCAGTATTGGGCGAACGTTGGTAGCCCGAACCCATCGGCCACCTTCATGGACGACTCGGACGTCGGTAACTTCGACGACGTGTTGAACGAAGACCTCGGCTTCGTCGGCTTCACCCTGGGCGGTGGTATCCAGTACTAA
- a CDS encoding tetratricopeptide repeat protein — protein MPCELKVWPASIGEPRSELRVFCGMGCDAFDSYEYYRSLDLESLLAIERQQRGDVDLLVQIGLRYIKRQDLHQASTYFHRAWRLDPSDAWPHIYIGHLWYRIGHYDQAAESFQTAIDLMPDEACPYWCLGDVRQAQGDWQPAEALYRQAVAIDPEDRTAQERLERYLLKQQTRDDLQL, from the coding sequence ATGCCATGCGAGTTGAAGGTGTGGCCGGCGTCGATTGGTGAACCTCGGTCCGAGCTTCGTGTCTTTTGCGGCATGGGATGTGACGCGTTTGATTCTTATGAATACTACCGGTCGCTGGATCTTGAAAGCCTGTTGGCCATTGAGCGGCAGCAGAGGGGCGATGTCGATTTGCTGGTGCAGATTGGCCTGCGATACATCAAGCGGCAAGACCTGCATCAGGCCAGCACCTATTTCCACCGGGCCTGGCGGCTCGACCCGAGCGATGCGTGGCCGCATATCTACATCGGCCACTTATGGTATCGCATCGGCCACTACGATCAGGCCGCCGAGTCGTTTCAAACCGCGATCGACCTGATGCCGGATGAAGCCTGCCCCTATTGGTGCCTGGGCGATGTCCGCCAGGCCCAAGGCGATTGGCAACCAGCCGAAGCCCTCTATCGCCAGGCGGTCGCCATCGACCCCGAAGACCGCACCGCGCAGGAACGCCTGGAGCGGTATCTCCTGAAGCAACAAACGCGCGACGACCTGCAGCTGTGA
- a CDS encoding HEAT repeat domain-containing protein has translation MTRELRATPPSSEEVLALLHVIREQPQYELASFVMVAAWFQLSPDYVPVLCEIVLDTRCNDWHEQAIELLDELRDPASIPALIAAIGYRWDYDPWYNVPRKALQALAAIETPEAIAAIQSATTSDIDLIRQEAIDMLKN, from the coding sequence ATGACGCGGGAGCTTCGCGCGACGCCTCCTTCCAGCGAAGAAGTGCTCGCGCTGCTACACGTGATTCGTGAGCAACCGCAGTATGAATTGGCTTCCTTTGTCATGGTCGCGGCGTGGTTCCAACTTAGTCCGGACTATGTGCCGGTGCTGTGCGAGATCGTCTTGGATACGCGGTGCAACGACTGGCACGAGCAAGCGATCGAACTGCTGGACGAATTGCGTGACCCAGCCTCCATTCCGGCCCTCATCGCTGCGATCGGATACCGCTGGGACTACGATCCGTGGTATAACGTCCCGCGAAAAGCGTTACAGGCGCTCGCTGCGATCGAAACGCCCGAGGCAATCGCAGCCATCCAGTCAGCCACAACTTCGGACATCGATCTCATCCGGCAAGAAGCGATCGATATGCTCAAGAATTGA
- a CDS encoding suppressor of fused domain protein, with product MTMTYRQQLQQHYAQQWFVSGEACVWSLGPTEALDPRFQVLKFASRPGRAMVTYATCGMAPENDEAPLELHLFAPYEDELLVELLYAVAYYHQTTRPLGLGHTVNFGRPWLANSHCTHGLLSLPYLDGPQLEWLSVADAQAPVRCLWLVPITLAEKDFAREFGVDALEQKWEEAEFNYLDPLRASVV from the coding sequence ATGACAATGACGTACCGCCAACAGCTTCAACAGCACTATGCCCAACAGTGGTTTGTATCGGGCGAGGCATGCGTGTGGTCTCTGGGGCCGACCGAGGCGTTGGACCCGCGGTTTCAGGTGTTGAAGTTTGCTAGTCGGCCTGGGCGGGCGATGGTCACCTATGCGACGTGTGGTATGGCGCCGGAAAATGACGAAGCCCCGCTCGAGCTTCATCTGTTCGCGCCGTACGAAGACGAGCTGTTGGTCGAACTGCTTTATGCGGTCGCCTATTACCATCAAACGACGCGGCCGCTAGGGCTGGGGCACACCGTGAATTTCGGCCGCCCATGGCTGGCAAATTCGCACTGCACGCATGGCCTGTTGTCGCTGCCTTACCTCGATGGTCCTCAACTCGAATGGCTGTCGGTCGCGGATGCCCAAGCGCCCGTCCGCTGCTTGTGGCTTGTTCCGATCACGCTGGCCGAGAAAGATTTCGCCCGCGAATTCGGTGTCGACGCTTTGGAACAGAAGTGGGAAGAAGCCGAGTTCAACTACCTCGACCCGCTACGGGCGAGTGTTGTCTGA
- a CDS encoding ankyrin repeat domain-containing protein produces MKSNATRRPRLATYLLGTGLVFALLGRVVSAQEETSEIKPPRPGMISIEAAFKDKPNVSALVAAMLQNNETEARTLIANGADINAKGANGLRPIHIAALYGSDEGVTLAIALGAKVDVATGHHESPLQYALYPLRHPEVFRTLVEADADLAWASEQAKLATSLSLGEYILGHGIQFGRDDPEPIKLYWFYLENGGDIDELNANGMSMLSVAFNQFSYNFAGKLLDRGANPYSGEPSLMDLLERENDIRPPKKLAVPFSQFIEKTKQPRDVEGLKAKAQEQLTAHRKFREQYEQTRRYQAENQSSGEMKKAIEVIESELSRRKED; encoded by the coding sequence GTGAAATCGAATGCGACACGAAGGCCGAGGCTTGCGACATACCTACTTGGTACTGGCCTGGTGTTTGCCTTGTTAGGCCGCGTTGTTTCGGCGCAAGAGGAAACGTCAGAAATAAAGCCGCCTCGCCCTGGCATGATTTCGATTGAAGCGGCATTTAAGGACAAGCCCAACGTCTCCGCGTTGGTGGCGGCCATGTTGCAAAACAATGAGACGGAGGCGCGGACGTTGATCGCCAATGGAGCCGATATCAATGCCAAAGGGGCCAATGGTCTCCGCCCGATCCATATTGCAGCGTTATACGGAAGCGACGAGGGGGTGACGCTTGCCATCGCCCTGGGCGCGAAAGTTGATGTCGCCACCGGGCATCACGAATCGCCTCTGCAGTATGCGCTCTATCCGCTAAGGCATCCAGAAGTCTTTCGCACACTCGTTGAAGCGGATGCCGATTTAGCGTGGGCATCGGAGCAAGCCAAGCTTGCCACATCGCTCTCGCTGGGCGAGTATATTCTCGGTCACGGTATTCAGTTCGGGCGTGACGATCCGGAGCCTATAAAGCTGTATTGGTTCTATCTCGAGAACGGCGGTGATATCGATGAACTGAATGCTAATGGGATGAGTATGCTAAGTGTTGCATTCAACCAGTTTAGCTACAACTTCGCTGGAAAGTTGCTAGACCGCGGCGCGAATCCGTACTCTGGCGAGCCTTCGCTGATGGACTTGCTAGAGCGCGAGAACGACATTCGGCCACCCAAGAAACTGGCCGTGCCATTCAGTCAATTTATTGAAAAGACGAAACAGCCCCGCGACGTTGAAGGGCTTAAGGCAAAGGCACAAGAACAGCTGACGGCCCATCGCAAGTTTCGCGAGCAGTACGAACAAACTCGCCGCTATCAAGCCGAGAACCAATCGTCAGGCGAAATGAAGAAGGCAATCGAAGTGATCGAGAGCGAGCTTAGCCGCCGGAAAGAAGATTGA
- a CDS encoding DUF2262 domain-containing protein produces the protein MDTMLTVDGHEIRVMEGPYIEAGKVTSAATEFGRKLIGMLPAMKKAATDSLLETYNDSWADEEEGFPELDAAQFEANLASPKIVIFDDLNAASVFFEDSDMFGGHSIDVTIDEGKIKGATLVG, from the coding sequence ATGGATACGATGCTGACGGTCGATGGTCACGAGATTCGCGTGATGGAAGGTCCTTATATCGAAGCAGGCAAGGTGACCTCCGCTGCCACCGAGTTTGGCCGCAAGTTGATCGGCATGTTGCCTGCGATGAAGAAGGCGGCAACCGACTCGCTGCTGGAAACCTACAACGATTCATGGGCCGACGAAGAAGAAGGCTTCCCCGAACTCGACGCCGCCCAGTTCGAAGCGAACCTGGCCTCGCCCAAGATCGTCATCTTCGACGACCTGAACGCCGCCTCGGTCTTCTTCGAAGACTCCGACATGTTCGGCGGCCACAGCATCGACGTCACGATCGATGAAGGCAAGATCAAAGGAGCAACGCTGGTGGGTTAG
- a CDS encoding HTTM domain-containing protein encodes MKSASRTNTDSANLFDRFRVLLARPVDGASLAMFRICFGAVMVWHMVKYFGSYQDTNQVDALFARPVMHFTYPGFGWVQAFSEPWMSIHFGVVAVAAALVMLGLFYRTAIVTLFLGYTYIFLMEASLYNNHYYLISLLSFVLIFMPAQRCWSIDRLISQYLAKRRGETELLPTTIPFWPVLLLRTQLFLVYFYGGIAKFNYDWLTGEPLLMPGTTLHDILSSTIGLPAAVQPIHLCLFLAWSGLVYDLSIGFLLLSSRTRLLAIAATALFHLHNHFIFPIGIFPAMAFTSTLIFFRPEWPRQLMAWVRRPTWKLWETKAPANSTGKQKGKKSLPAEPRPMPLALGATLALSCFIAWQATWPLRHFFIPGDANWTEEGQDFSWRMMLRAKAAGHLTCRVVDPVLETTTPEGRPGIDWNACPAGTPQAIHVAIDSHQFKWSHHPGLTITQDPILGRRLIYNPSALHTERAEAITVGTQNIEAQWEKTFARTPRIETTISLTEAIAQIRQDFSMKAKELKLSEASTAEFLRELEALQLQDLAHDDAQPGHESQRAQLVGKLQGLYNSPLADIVRPVLDRLEPFRLQGAPLSGKPLLVILDPALEDASASETEAELLKLSSGEPYIVWTDFSRLRPDDFRRLPLHYVTFEDRSLHMVWNHYQEIELFQLEKAAVRPWMIHQYAQRVSKRWREATGRQAQVRVESYVMMNYTIPQMLIDPEADLAAANLSNFGHNTWILPRNYQRMNVATQPGATLQR; translated from the coding sequence ATGAAATCTGCCTCTCGTACCAACACCGATTCCGCGAACCTGTTCGATCGCTTCCGTGTGCTGCTGGCCCGGCCGGTCGATGGAGCTTCGCTGGCCATGTTCCGCATCTGCTTCGGTGCGGTGATGGTCTGGCACATGGTGAAGTACTTTGGCAGCTACCAAGACACCAACCAGGTCGACGCCCTCTTTGCCCGGCCGGTGATGCACTTCACCTACCCTGGTTTCGGCTGGGTTCAGGCCTTCAGCGAACCCTGGATGAGCATTCACTTCGGCGTGGTCGCCGTGGCGGCAGCCTTGGTCATGCTGGGGCTGTTCTATCGAACCGCGATCGTGACACTCTTCCTGGGATACACCTACATCTTCCTGATGGAGGCGTCGCTGTATAACAATCACTACTATTTGATCAGCCTGCTGTCGTTCGTTTTGATCTTCATGCCGGCCCAGCGCTGCTGGTCGATCGATCGGCTGATTTCGCAGTACCTGGCGAAGCGCCGCGGCGAAACCGAACTGCTGCCAACCACGATTCCGTTTTGGCCGGTGCTGCTGCTGCGAACGCAGTTGTTTCTGGTTTACTTCTACGGCGGCATCGCCAAGTTCAACTACGACTGGCTGACCGGCGAACCGCTGCTGATGCCAGGCACCACGCTGCACGACATCCTCAGCAGCACGATTGGACTGCCTGCCGCGGTGCAGCCGATTCATCTTTGCTTGTTCCTTGCCTGGTCGGGGCTGGTGTACGACCTGAGCATTGGCTTCCTGCTGCTTTCGAGCCGCACTCGCTTGCTGGCGATCGCCGCGACCGCGCTGTTCCATCTGCACAATCACTTCATCTTCCCGATTGGTATCTTCCCGGCGATGGCGTTCACGTCGACGCTGATCTTCTTCCGTCCTGAATGGCCACGTCAACTGATGGCCTGGGTTCGTCGCCCGACGTGGAAGCTGTGGGAGACCAAGGCTCCCGCGAACAGCACCGGCAAGCAAAAGGGAAAGAAGAGCCTCCCGGCCGAGCCGCGCCCGATGCCGCTGGCTCTCGGCGCGACCTTAGCCCTCAGCTGTTTCATCGCCTGGCAGGCCACCTGGCCGCTGCGTCACTTCTTCATCCCTGGCGATGCCAACTGGACCGAGGAAGGCCAGGACTTCAGCTGGCGTATGATGCTTCGTGCGAAAGCGGCCGGGCACCTAACCTGTCGCGTCGTCGATCCTGTGCTGGAAACCACCACGCCGGAAGGCCGCCCGGGCATCGATTGGAACGCGTGTCCTGCCGGCACGCCGCAAGCGATTCACGTGGCGATCGATTCGCATCAGTTCAAGTGGTCGCACCACCCTGGGCTGACCATCACCCAAGATCCGATTCTTGGTCGCCGCTTGATTTACAACCCAAGTGCCCTGCACACCGAACGGGCTGAAGCGATCACCGTCGGCACGCAGAATATTGAAGCGCAGTGGGAAAAGACCTTTGCCCGCACGCCCCGAATCGAGACAACCATTTCGCTGACCGAAGCGATCGCCCAGATTCGCCAAGACTTCAGCATGAAAGCGAAAGAACTGAAGCTCAGCGAAGCCTCGACGGCTGAGTTTCTGCGCGAACTGGAAGCACTGCAACTGCAAGACCTGGCCCACGACGACGCCCAGCCTGGGCACGAATCGCAGCGAGCTCAATTGGTTGGCAAGCTGCAAGGTTTGTACAACTCGCCGCTGGCCGACATCGTTCGCCCGGTGCTTGATCGCCTCGAACCATTCCGATTGCAAGGTGCCCCGCTCAGTGGCAAGCCGCTGCTGGTGATCTTAGACCCAGCACTGGAAGACGCCTCGGCCAGCGAGACCGAAGCCGAACTATTGAAGCTTTCCAGTGGCGAGCCTTACATTGTCTGGACCGATTTCTCGCGGCTGCGTCCCGACGACTTCCGCCGCTTGCCGCTGCACTACGTGACGTTTGAAGATCGCTCGCTGCACATGGTGTGGAACCACTATCAAGAGATCGAATTGTTCCAGCTGGAAAAGGCCGCCGTCCGTCCCTGGATGATCCACCAATATGCTCAGCGCGTGAGCAAACGCTGGCGCGAAGCGACTGGACGTCAGGCGCAAGTCCGCGTCGAAAGCTACGTGATGATGAACTACACCATCCCACAAATGCTGATCGACCCCGAAGCCGACCTGGCCGCCGCCAACCTCAGCAACTTCGGCCACAACACGTGGATCCTGCCCCGCAACTATCAACGCATGAACGTCGCCACCCAGCCTGGGGCGACGTTGCAGCGATAG
- a CDS encoding ankyrin repeat domain-containing protein has product MTSEAAMYGAIVRGDVEAVQDLLRSDPPLLHASKVGKNWLHWAAQRGNTDIAQMLVDAGLEVDSRTDDGTSTALDIAAGLGRVETCRWLIKHNADVNQGFGQTATPIFSAIYGKSLEVVTLLADHGASLDAKFGEPAIDVLSYAKQYGTPEIVAFIQQEMASPSIP; this is encoded by the coding sequence ATGACAAGCGAAGCAGCAATGTATGGAGCGATCGTTCGCGGTGATGTCGAAGCAGTGCAGGACCTGCTTCGGAGCGACCCGCCGCTGTTGCACGCATCGAAAGTGGGAAAGAATTGGCTGCACTGGGCGGCGCAGCGAGGCAACACCGACATCGCTCAGATGTTGGTCGATGCGGGGTTAGAAGTCGACTCGCGAACCGACGATGGAACGAGCACGGCACTCGATATCGCCGCAGGTCTGGGAAGAGTCGAAACCTGTCGGTGGCTCATCAAGCATAACGCCGACGTGAATCAAGGATTCGGCCAAACGGCTACGCCTATTTTCAGCGCCATTTACGGAAAGTCGCTGGAAGTGGTAACGCTGTTGGCCGACCACGGCGCCAGCTTAGACGCCAAGTTCGGCGAACCAGCCATCGATGTCCTCAGCTATGCGAAGCAGTATGGCACGCCTGAGATCGTTG
- a CDS encoding Imm5 family immunity protein — translation MNAPSRYLAAIDEHGELPFPVRLSILRSLDRKAREVLAYRCAKHVEPIWVTSFPTDTDPFDLLDNYFERSRTTGLDFGAEITPLDDLENFLGEKGDSPDECFPALCAGHAAWAACHVLCHDESLENDTPEEEGDLDDCGPAFYAACAFSGGMYWRSDFPGDRLKRREFWTWYLAQLGD, via the coding sequence ATGAATGCCCCGTCGCGATACCTGGCTGCTATTGACGAGCATGGCGAACTGCCGTTCCCGGTTCGATTGTCGATCCTGAGGTCGCTCGATCGCAAGGCGCGAGAAGTATTGGCCTACCGGTGCGCGAAGCATGTCGAACCGATATGGGTAACGTCCTTCCCCACGGACACCGACCCGTTCGATTTGCTGGACAACTACTTCGAGAGATCGAGGACAACCGGTCTCGACTTCGGCGCGGAGATCACGCCGCTCGATGATTTGGAGAACTTCCTAGGTGAAAAAGGGGACTCACCCGACGAGTGCTTTCCGGCCCTATGTGCCGGACACGCAGCATGGGCGGCTTGCCATGTACTTTGCCACGATGAGTCCCTCGAAAACGACACTCCGGAAGAAGAAGGCGACCTCGACGACTGCGGCCCCGCATTCTACGCCGCATGTGCATTCTCAGGCGGCATGTATTGGAGATCCGACTTCCCCGGCGATCGCCTAAAACGAAGAGAGTTCTGGACCTGGTACCTCGCACAGCTTGGCGATTAG